ctatataccagatgatgaagaagacagatcactttgtctggaCTGATGCTACTGATCAGGCGTTTGAGGCCTTGAAGAAACAGTTAGCTGagccgccggttcttgctgctcccattgataaagagcccttgttgttgtatgtggctgctaatagctGAGTTGTCAGTGTGGCGATTGTGGTAGAAAGGAAGGAGTCAGGCAaagaatatccggttcagcggccggtttactacatcagtgaggtgctcattaagtccaagcagaggtatccgcattggcagaagcttgtatatggggtgttcatggctagtcgaaagctcaagcaatattttctgggtcatcccatcactgtggttagttctgctcctttaggggatattatccaaaacagagaagccacaggtcgggtagccaagtgggccattgagcttggaccccatggtttgaaatatatgcCTCGCACAACCATCAAATCTCAAGCGCTTGTGGACTTCataaatgattggacagagctgcagatgcctcaggagaagccggataacacatattggactatccactttgatggatccaggcagtgtTAATATATGATTGGAAACTGATGATGGCTATCATGCCTTATGGTTCATATTATGAGCCTCTCTGGGGTTTTATTTCACCCAGCCTGGTTTTGGACTATAAGTCACCAGGATATGCTTGGAGTGTTATGCTCTAGACTATGGGATAATGTCCTTTGCTGCATACGGCGTTATAAGCCGGCGGTATAAATCAATTGAATAGGGCGTTGTGCTCTCAACCTTTGGGTTGTAACCCTCACTGCATAGGTATGATAAGCCGTCAGTATAAGCAAATATCACATGTATGATATTTTGTTATAATTATATAAGGTTatgattaaaccggccctggtCATGGACGGATTTAGTCACCAGTGGTCTTTATATGGGGGATTATGACCCGCCCTGGGataaaccgccagggcacttgtgatCTGTTTGTGTGCAGGAAAAATAGTAAATCTGATCTGCATACTTGATGATATCATGAGCATAAGTGGCAGATCTTCCATCGACGGATCAGCAGTGTTATGCAAACAAAATGTGCACGATGGCACAGTAGATCAaagtttaactagcctattacaaggcatacGATGGCCCAGAGAGGATAAGTGTTTTTGAGACGCAAATATAAAAAGTATTATAAGACGACTCATGACTCCTGGCGGGTTGAGGACTCCGGATCATCCTGCGTTCTTCCTCTTCGGCTCCTTGATTATCCATCAGCTAGAAGTCAGGCGTAGCCCAGTTGATACCAGTCAACGCTCTAAACACAACTTCATTATCAATAAGGTTGGATGGATCAATGTCAggagcgaaggtgtgcttacgaataGGTGCAATGAGATCTGTCTCCTGAtgaaccttatacacagaatcttagcagcagcgcggcacaaaaagaggcgctactgttaattagtagtagcgcgggttgtaaacccacgctactactaagttgatagtagtagcgcagagtataaacccacgctactactaagtgtTCTCCACCACGCCCACCCGCACAAGCAGTAGTAGTAGCCAGGGTataaacccacgctactactaagttgatagtagtagcgcggtttgTAAACCCCGCGCTATTACTATGTGGTCTTCATCATGCCTCCCGCGACATGCCGTAGTAGCAGCATGGGGTATAAACCCAGTGCTACTACTATAGAACCACATGTACTATACACACATAGCTGGTGGAGGCCAAAGCCCAAATTCCCCTCCTGACCACTCCGCCcgctcttcctctcctttttcccAAGTCCCCGGCGCCGCCGCCCAACGTCCCCACCAAGCACCACCCGTCCGCCACTGccaccgcctccctctccctctccaccCGCGCGCGCGCCGCCTCCCCCAGCGCCCCGTCCCCCTCGCCGTCTCCTCCGGCAGACGGGGTCGGCCCCACGGCGCCGACGCGGGGCGACGTGTACCTGGGGCGGCAGCTcgcggccgcggccgcggcggGCGCCCGCACGCGCGCACCGGAGGAGGACGTCGAGaggcgccgccgccgcaaggAGAAGCGGAGGGCCCTGGCCAAGAAGATGACCCCAACACACACACTCCCGCTCCCATCCTCTTCTCCCGGGATGCAAGCAGCTGCAAGgaagggcgcggcggcggcggcggcagcgtcgGCGTCCTTCCACTCCACCGCCGCGGCGCTCTCAAAATCCACGGTGCACCCACCCTGACTTTCCCCATCCATCTCTTTCTCCCTCTTTCTTTTTTCCTGATGACGAATCAATTCGATCCACGCATCCAGTTCAGTTCTTGCTCTCCAAATCCCATTAGGATTGCTATACTAGATAGGCTAGGAGAGCTGGCTAGGCTGTAAAAGAGGAATATTTACTGCCCGGGATCATCATCACAGTCAGCTTAGCAGGGTGATTAGTTTGCACGCTTCAGCAATGGAAGCTCTATTGTGCTGTGCATTTTTCAGGTCCACTGCACATTTGAGGTCTACGTCAATTTCATAATGAAATTCAAATTGGGGGTTCCTTTAATTTCACCCACAAAAAATTGAGTGCCTGAGGGCTTGCCAAATGCCAAGTACAGTAGCATATGCGCGTATTCAATAAAACTATTTGGGATGTGAGCTTGACCATGGTTCTGTAATTATTTTTGCGCAGCCTCGTATCCGGTTCAACGTCCGAGAAAAGCGCACAGACGCGAAGAATGCCCTTAAGAACATTCTGCTTACCAGAGCATGGACTAACATGACACAGTGTGTTTCCTTTTGCCTGTCGTCGCTGTCGGCAGTGAAAATTCGATGCCAAATCACACCTGATGGCTGATGTAGTGTCTGCACTAGGAAATGAAATTCTAAAGTGACGATTTGTTTATCTTGACTGTATGATTGCTGGACATGACAACATTGTCTTGTTTGTATCCTGTGTGAGCGGAAGAAGAGGCACAACCAACTGAAGACCGTGCTATGCGGGCGGTGCAAGCTGCTGTCGCACGGAAGGTGTTTGACAAAATGACCAAGTAAGGTAAGAGTGGCTTTCATAGTTCTAGTACTACTTGGTGTTTTTGTTTCTCTCTGTAATGTACTAATGTGAGTCTAATGATTAAATGGGAGGCGAGACGACATCGTCGCTTTGACTCAAACGAACCGTCGGCTCGGCCGCCGCCTGCTGCGACGATCGACCTCCGTAGGTCATTTTCTAGGATTTGATAGGGTTAATGTGACACACTCCTCGTAGGTCATTTTCTAGGATTTGATAGGGTTAATGTGCTACTCTTAACAGGCATGTACTTTATTCTAATCAAATTTGATAGGGTTAATGTGACACAATACCCGTAGGTCATTTTCTAGGATTTGAAAATAACTGCTAGTACTTGTGTGCAGGCTGCTAATAGTAGCATACTTTGTTCTAATCAAAATTTCTATGCAATTCAATCCGGAAAGCCACTCTGTTAGTAATACAGAACTACATTTATTTAGACTGAAAATATGCACTGTAATTTAATGTGCATTTTTGCCCAGTAATGTGTATTCCTTCTCTTTTTGGTTGCCTGAATTTAAAGTGGTTTTGGACTGTAATTTTCAGTAATGTGTCACTTCTAGTTTACCTGAATATTTTTGTATTCTTATCAGTTTTGTGCCCCATTCTAAAGAAGTTCAGTAAATGTGTACGTCCCATTCTGTAAATACAATATTTTACAAACCATTTAGATACAGAAACCTGatctttgttttctttttcacAAGAAGCTATTTTTGGCTTACATGAAGGGATGCATGCTCTTCATCTTGCAGGTATGACTCATCCTCGCATTCTTACTCCGCCTTTCTTTCCTTCGGCTTCTTGATTCTGAAATTTTAAGATAAGTTGTAAGTACTCAGTATCATGTTCTTAAGCAAAGCTACTGTTTTTTTTGCTTGAATTACAGTGTTTTGTCTGACCTATGTATAGTGTCAATAAAACCTAAATTTCAAGATGGAGATACATTTTTTGGTGGCATCTTACATCACAGTCGTTGGTCGTAGGATTTTAGAAAAAAACACTGTATCAGGAATACAAGTGTTTATGAAACTACTGTTGTTGGTTTAGCCAAACACGTCACAGTTTCCAAAACTACAGTTTTGTAGAAACCATAGTATTCTGATTGAGCTAAGCTAGCCGTGTATCTCCACCTGTGGGAGTCAAGGTGCGTACGCTCCTTGTCTTTTTCACTTTTTAGATTAGATTGAATAACAAGAATTGCCAATCAACTGTAAAAAAATTTAATTACCAATCTGCATGCACAAGACATATCTTTCTCATCATTTTAAACAGTAACCATTGATACTCCAAGCATACATTTCTGAGAATTACTCCATATATGTAGGCTGGCAGCGGTGTTCGCAAATCACCACGGAGAAAGTAAAGATCTCGAGAGGATTCCGTTTGTTTGCTCTATGTATTGTCTTTCGAAGTGCAggaaaaaacacaaaaaaattCTAGTTTATTTTACTGCCTTTTGTAGtaaaagaaaatgaaaatcacaaaaaaatgttTGTTTCTCTGCCTTTTGTACTAATGGAGAGGGAAAGTCACAAAAAAATGTTTGTTTTTAGGGTCGAGCAGTCAGTTGGTTTGTTGCTCACTCAGAAATGTTTTTGGTTTTGGGGGGTTCGATGTGTACATTGTGCATCAGCATACACTGCTAGCTGCCCGTGGAGATCAGCACTAAAGAATAAACAAATCCTGGTAATTCTTTCATCTAGGATGCTTATGTCGTCTTGAAACTGTCAACCTGACTCATAGAATGATCTTTTTATTTAGGATTCATGgttattttctctttttcttgTTATTATGCATTACTATGAGTTCATTGTATTAAGATTCCTTACAACTTTTGGCACCTGAGCTATTTACAGAAGGAGGGGCCCAGCCTTCTTCACGGCTCGCGGCAATGTCTCCCATTGATTCGTTCGTGCAACAAGGAGAGgacctgtaacatcccaaaattttaaattttggaatgttataataaacagatagattgggttgattgtttgattgattgactgaaagtgagtggaattcgaaatcttttgaaagttaaatgagagggaataaaaggactttcccaaactttcattatgcttttatgatctccatgaattcaaattcttttcatcacaaaacccttgagagaagatgacatgacttcttccatttatttaaatgaaaaggggtgttgaaaatatttgaattgaaaatatttcccattccgaaactttatgcaactcaatgattttcacgagcgaagataaaatgacttcttcaaaacatatgaaatatgagttgggagtttcaaaggatcaaattcaagtccttttggaaattattttaatttggagttatttgagttttattcaaattatttttcttcaaaataaaaatatacagaaaatagggtaacatgattccctacatcataaaattggagaaaaataaatttgaaatcattttggtatttttaaaatgatttttattggattttattaaggcagcagcactgtttgatttattaaaatttgtgtggattttatttgactttacaaaaatgttcacgctgttggaaatctttttctaaattttttgatatattatatgcctatataatattttacttttatttgtttttattttgtttgtcggattttttttttaaaaaaaaaccctccgccgaactgggctggcccagcacccagccaggccacggcccagcccgACGCCCGCGCGTCCCCGACCTCCAGGCGggagtccgccgccgccacggctcGCCGAAGCCGTCTCCCCGCCGGACTCCTCCTctcttgccccctcctccacgcctcggAGCCGCCCCTTCCCCCCCTCTTAAATAGCCGGCCTCGGCCCCCTCCCTTTTCtctctcctcgccgccgccgatcccgcatctcgccgccgccgctgcaccgcgccgcccgccgccacccgcgccgcTCGCTGCCGTCGCCTGCGCCGCTCcccaccgcccgcgccgccgccgcactttgCCGCCGAAGCCGCCCGCGCCTGGCCTCGCCCCGCGCCGCGCAGCCCGCCGCCGTCTCGCCGACGCTTGCCGCTGCGGAAAAACCGCCGGAGTTAACCGGTCCGCCGTTGCCAAATCCGATCCGCCCGAACCGGTACAAACcgccccggtttatttttttattattattcgtttaggttttattaagaaaacctagatcggtttttttttggttttataaAAACTGCGAACGTCCGTTGGTTAGGTTTAGAAAACGAATGTTCACtatttagttttttctttttctgttattttcggccagggacccatctgtgaatattttatttacagattagcccctgatcttcaaacatctataactttttactcgtttgtccaaatccaacgaaaccaacgcccacgtcttcgttatgatctcctctaaccagtaaaacaacttaaacatgtttttgaaagttttaaaatttgaattcaaacagatttgtattcaaacttcttttgttcataacttgagttccgtagctccgtttgagttgattctttttgcaaatcgaagctcttgacctaaaatttctgataaggccaaattcacataattttggtactgttagaaattgttttatgttgcaagagttatttgcttggtttgatgtttcccgaatcgtcttcttcgttctttctgatcttttgagtgattgcttatgtgtggttaccattgcttgcttgcGATAGATTGACCAGAGTGTGATGAGTAGATCTATCaggagttttgagtgcgaatcatcttcatcaacattgcaggcaagtaacactttgatcataccccgttcatacctagttttattgcattagatctattacttcaaacacattgcatgattaggatctaataaactgtgggtattgggaagtagttgaggtagtacctattacctgtttttctatcaaacccttggaagttacttctacgttgcttttattattgccatgctatgctcgtagacgtggattgggtttgagtgaaattcatgacagatgtgagattgttaattaatggtttacttaaggtggcaacttaaactcacgtctgggtggattgaggtacctgggtattccaggattgcctgtttttcttttggaccgccacccaggttcaaagggatcatgagatttttcatgctagaaacttccgtgtgcagccgcaagctattatgggctctagcatagttgattaagttgtgtgaactcttacagtggtagactagcagatgtaggggaaagtaggtgtaacggtctacccatacgtaaggtgcaaacacttctgaaagattgtgtcttggtcatccgttactcaaacaccatgtagtgcgagtaatccaacggaggagatcaagtcttgtgggaaaagtgcacaaacctctgcagagtgtacaaactgatcatgattagccgtgtccccggttatggacatcttgagtatctagttcttggattatcccgttgatctcatcatgttactctaattaatattgttgggttaatgatgatacttaattgggattgagatgctgtcaaccatctcaatgtttcacaaccaccatgatagttaaataaaatttattcctttgcagtagggaaaaactggcttttcgcaaaaacattataaccatagagcttttccaccagccatatatgcatgtagtgatagcctttgttcatcatttctctatggtgtgaatttgccagtacattcaatgtactgacccgttttcgggctgcaacgtttcatgttgcaggattcttacgtcgagtaagtgattcgttagggttacgatttctacactcaactttgccgttggtgttgatgggaatccacaaccttgttacttccgctatttttggattgaggtaatagtatttacgttattttatacatgtgatttacctctgttataaatcctcgagtactgtgtgtgtcagcataccgatccagagatgacacttaagcacagagacttgatccattcgggtcgggtcgctacaggaCCCGCCCTTCTTCACGTCTCGTGCAACAAGTAAGGACCAGCCTCTAGCTATTACTATTGATTCGTGTGCATGTGCTAAAAATTAAGAAAATACCCTACTGGATTTGGACGCTGACGAGCACTAACAAGTTTTCACTTTCCCGACGTGGCCACAGGGGTGATCGACGCGGACTACCGTTGCCTGGTGGGCGTCGTGCTCTTCAACCACTCGGAGGTGGGCTTCGCCGTGAAGCCCAGCGACCGCGTCGCACAGATGATCGTCCAGGTGATCGTGACGCCGGAGGTCGCCGAGGTAGAGGACCTCGATACCATCGTTTGGGGGGAGGGAGGATTGGGGTCCACCAGCATCTGAACTCCGAGCCTTGGTAGATACATCTAGAGAAGTGGTATGTTTAGGCTGCTGGTGGAACACTAGGAAAGGTACCCACCTTTGGTTGTGTGCGTTTACTGTTAAATGGAATCACGTGATCTCTTGCAGTTGAGATGTTCAATGTTGCATCCATGAATGGTGCAAGTGTTAATATGGTCCTGTGACCTTAATTTATTTTGCACTGGACGTGTCTCTGATCTTCATCCATAAATGCTGCAtctaatttttatttttttaattcttaatttgttagtagtagcgtggggaGAAAATGTGTGCTACTAGTATTTAAGATACTAGTAGCGTATGGTATAATAGATGCGCTACTACTATTCTGTTATTAGTAGCGCGGGCTTCaaatagtagtagcgtgggtggcatccgcgctactactaactttttagtagtagcgcgggttgcacccacgctactactaacttTTAGCTGTAGCGCGatactagtagcgcgggtaccCGTGCTACTAGTAGCCAATTTACCCGCGCTGCTAGTagccttttccctagtagtgtttaCCTTTTTGTTATCAGCATCATACGCCGCCTGGTATTGAGATAAATTGGTTTCTTTAGCCAGCCGAGTTGCTAATGGACGCATTGATCTTGCTATATCTGCAAATTCATCAGCACTGAAGGGTGACCCATCCTCTTTTACACTTGGGCAGCCATTGGCCAGGTCCTCCAGATCAAGATCTGCTTGCCACGCCTTGGCCCAGCTTAAAGCAGTTAGAGCGCCGGCTCTGGCAGAGGCTCGCTTCAATTCTTCAATCCTTTTGGGTACCACTGACAACCTTTCCAATGTATCCTAGATAAGAGTGGGCGGTTGTTTCTTGTGCAGAGCAGCATCAATGGTCCGTTGAGCGCCAGTGTATAATTGCTCTACAAGAGTGTAGACGGCCTTCAACCTGATGCGCATGTCTGAGCCCAACTTGACGCCCCGAGAGCCTGCATCAGTTAATTTGTTGATAAGCCGGCAGGTGTTTATAATAGATTTATTGAGATGAAAGGAGTCATGATTActacttaccgaagatggctAATGCCATATTATTGATTTGCTGCTTTAAACCGGACAGTTCATCAGTCACCGGTTTAAGCGCGGCTTCAGCTTCTTCTGCTCTCTTCAGTAGAGCCGTTTTTTCGGTCTCCCAGCCGTTTTTGTCAGTGTTGAAGTTTTGCTTAAGCTGCTCAATGTTCTCTAAAGCAGTCTTCAGTTCTGATTTGGTGTTGGATGTCTCAGATTGTTGAGTCTTAATGTTGGCCTTCAGATCATTGAGCTGCGAGTCCTTCTCAGTCAGTTCAGCCTGTGACATAAGCAAATATGGAAATCATCATGATCATGATTACCtgtgaagtcccaagcacaatacaagtattatccttggcacttgggggctaatgtctattgctcttaagaattttttggaagtcccaagcacaatacaagtattatccttggcacttgggggctaatgcctattgctGTTTTCAAAGACGAATTTATCCAATGACTTGGGTAAAATGATATGATCCGGGTTACCAAGGCTATATGTTGAAGTGTTGATTTCTCAATACAGATAAGTCTCGGTTTAGCTATGCTAGTCAAaacgacccttgggggctacggatgTGAAATTCATTACTATTTAAAGTCCTGGCTTAACTCAATaatttaagccggcccttgggggctactaatGATGATGTTCAATTTCTTTATGGCAATTGGAAGGTCTACAGCATATTCAATCCTATCATATCCTATAGACTTGGCGGCTGATAGACATATGGTTATGAAGAGAATAGTGATTGGATTACCTCATAGCGTTCCTTCATCAAATTGACTAAGCCGTCTTCAAAATCACGGCTGGTGTATAGATGGTTCAAGTAACCAGAGTGGATTTCTTGGGCACTGAACTGGGCGTAGCTCTCTAAGTCTACCTTCCACTTGCCTTTATCATCAGCAGAAATTTCTTCCTTGGCGCTGTGCTTGGATAAGACAGTGGGGTTACCCGGAGCTGTGTAACCAAACTCGGTGACGACGACGTCGTCAGTCTTCTCTTTAGCGGGCTTGGCTGGACTTGGCGGCTTAGAAATAGCTGGTTCAACTTCCATATGATCTATGGAGACTTCATGGTCTTCTGGTGGCGGGTCGTCAATAATGGCCTCAACAATTGGATGCGAAGGTTCTGGTTGTTGTTTTTCCGGCTCAGACGGGTTGGAATCGTCGGCCGGCTTATTCAGTTTTGCCTTTTTGCTGGGTTTGGCCTGACCACTGAGAATAAGACATAATCAGATGTTAGTATATTAACCAAGCATGAAGTTTGAATGATTGAATATACTCTTACCCAGGCATAGTCTTGAAAGCCAGGATTTGAGTTCCCGTTGAATCGCCAGAGGAAGAGTGAgatgttccctgataatttgaatcagacgggttaagaggttgaCGAACAAGACCCGCCTTGGGATAATCTAAGTCAGAAATTTTTGAGACCTCCTGTCGGCGTTTCCGAGGTGCTGGGGTGTTCGGTAAGCCGGAGGATAAAACTCCACCGCCACTATTCCAGGTTGTATggcgagcttcatgttgctgcttcttcaaaagaaagttgggatccaagtgagctaaaggctgagaaaagcttactttccggcttgcttgtcgggttttctgtgttggcagaggttctgagccggaggaaagaataattacctctgcaTCATCTACACGGCTGGCGTCCGCTTCATCCTGATAATGGTCATTGTCAATAAGATGTACAAAAAACGAGCCAagggaatcaagttctacctccgactcatcatcatcatctttgtcatccaAATCGAACAATTCGGCAGTATTGGACTTCTTCTTAGCAGGCCTTTTGGTAGCCTTATTCTTTGTCCGGGTCTTCTTTGGCTTTTCGGGTAATTTCTTGTCCCAGAAAGATGAGCCAGCCTGTAAACATTGAATGAGTATGAGCAAGGCAAATGAAAATATGAATCAGTAAGAGCCTGATCCAAAACTTACAGTTGGCGGGTTATTCAAAGTGCAGAAAGGACTCAATCTAAATTGACAGCAATCTTCCAAACTCTCATTCAATAGAGTCTTTGTCATGTTGTTGATGTCTTCCTCGGTTATTTCAGTGTTGCAGTGGTGCTGAGGATATGTTAGCTCACCGGTatactcacacattaaaccgggccgGATGCTTAGTGGCAAGACTCTCCAGGTGACCCAGCAGCGAACTAGATCAATTTCGGTCAAGCCGTTCGCAATTAGTGCCCAGATCTTTGCGAAAACTGGCACGTATTTCTTTCGTTCTACTGTGCTGATACGGTCCGGAAGATGATGTCTGCTGCTAAGCCGGTTGgcgcggtaacccggcagggggttctCTCCTTCTGGTGAGGTGTCttggcaataaaaccaagtctggttccagtccttggAATGACTGGGTAGATTAGCAGCTGGGAAGATGGCTTCTTTTCGGTGTTG
This genomic window from Aegilops tauschii subsp. strangulata cultivar AL8/78 chromosome 4, Aet v6.0, whole genome shotgun sequence contains:
- the LOC109731466 gene encoding uncharacterized protein is translated as MTPGGLRTPDHPAFFLFGSLIIHQLEVRRSPVDTSQRSKHNFIINKLVEAKAQIPLLTTPPALPLLFPKSPAPPPNVPTKHHPSATATASLSLSTRARAASPSAPSPSPSPPADGVGPTAPTRGDVYLGRQLAAAAAAGARTRAPEEDVERRRRRKEKRRALAKKMTPTHTLPLPSSSPGMQAAARKGAAAAAAASASFHSTAAALSKSTPRIRFNVREKRTDAKNALKNILLTRAWTNMTQCVSFCLSSLSAVKIRCQITPDG